The sequence below is a genomic window from Brachyhypopomus gauderio isolate BG-103 chromosome 5, BGAUD_0.2, whole genome shotgun sequence.
AACCTTTTTTTGAAccgtatatatttatttatttatttattatctaattttatttatatttaataagAGAAATAacattctattttatttttaacaatATTTTGTCActgtaaaataattttattttattttttgtttagtttgggGGGGGGCGGGCGACATACGAGAGCAGCGTGATACGCGCACGGACGGGGATAACCGGGCTGCACGATTGTACTGGGCTCGAACAGGAAGCTGCTGTCATTCCGCCAGCCTTGGGTAAGGGCATCGAGGGGCTGCATGACGGCAGTCTCAGCACCGCCACGAGAGAGTCACGCAGACCGAGAGGCCGAGGATGCTAGGATCCGAAGCAGACGCTGCTAATCCAACCAGGCTTGAATCGCTTACCCTGGGAGTTGGTGGTATCTGCTCCCGGGTCAATTGTGAGTATTGTTCATTGATTTGGGGTGGAAGCTAGACATCTAAGCTTTGAATCAAACGGCGAGTTGTGTTGGTCGGAGTACTGCTCTTGGTGTTTGTCATCACAGTGGGCGGTTGCTGGGTCGGACGAAGTGGAGATCGCGCTGGCCGAAGAATCGCCCTGTACTACGGTTACCCCTCCGTCCGCTCGGATTGACTGTGTTCTGGTGACGGCCGTTCTTGTCCTCGTGATGTTTTTATTATTGTGTTTGAGTCATAACTACTGCATCTTAGTCGTACATTAAGCTGTCTGCCGTGTAGCCTGACGTTGGGTAAAGTTGTTCTTTTTATGATTTAAGTTAATGGGTTGCTGCAGCATTTCCAGTTTCTGATTTTTGAGTTTCCATTTGTTATTGTGTCTTTTAAATAAATTGTTATTTCTTACATAATTTATGTTGGTGTCTGGAATTGCTCACCCCCAGATTTAAAGAACCTGCGAGTGGTAAACTTGAACACCTTGACGGTTTAAACTTAATTTAGAGTTCCTAGGCTCTTAAAACCCTAGGTGGCGTAGTTGGCTACATTGATTTATTGTAGTGACCCAGCGTGCGGCCCTACATATGCTGTATTTTCATTTGAAAACATTCAAGAAATGTATAACATGCAGGCGTGTACCCTAACGATATCCCACGGAATTGTTCGATCGAATATTTGTAGTTCCCATATTTTATCTACCGAAAATTACTACCAAAAGTATTTTCTgcttttttgtttacaaaaagTGCGGGGCGCATGCGCAGCAAATACACTTGTTTAGAGGACACCGAACGCAAGCCAACAGAACTTTCGCGAGCCACTGCTCCATAACTGACGCGAGACAACGCTGTGAGCCACCAGGCAACTGTTGCGCGGCACTGAGCAATACCTGTTCGCGGCACAGGTATTGCTCTTGGTTAGTGGTGCGCGACAGCAgcaacagtacagtacagttttTGCACTAACCGGTTCTCCAAATTTGGCGGCCTTAGTCCACCATTGGTCCACCATGACCAGTATGGCAGTATTATcacgaaaaaaaaatccacggACACAAATGGGTCCGCATGGGTCACATGGGCACACAAGACACACGACCCTACAAAATCCCTGACCTCCTGATCCATACTAGGCCACCAAAACCATCTCTGAAGGAGCTCGAGGGTGTACCGGGAGCCAGGATGGGCAGCAAAGGGCGAGTCATGTCCCCATTCCATGACTCGCTTACGTAGGTGTGGGTGGACAAACAATCACCCTGCAGGTTCACCACCCGGGCTAGGAGTAATGGCTAGGGACTGCTTAACAGCAGCCTCAACATCCCACTGGATAGGAGCGGCAATCTTGGCCACACGGATGACGGTGCTGGGGCCTGACTGTTCCGGAGATGATGCGAATTGATGGGAGAGTGTATCTGGTTTAGCGTTCTTAGTCCAAGGGCGATAGGAGAGGATAAAATTAAATCGCCCAAAAAACATGGACCATCTAGCCTGCCTAGGGTTCAGGCATTTGGCTTGTTGGAGGTAAGCCAGATTTTTATGGTCAGTCCAGGCCATGAACTGGTGTTTGGCCCCCTCCAACCAGTGCCTCCATTCCTCAAGAGCCAACTTAACGGCTAGTAGCTCTATCTCCCACGTCATAGTTGTGCTCAGCAGGTGTAAGACGGTGGGAGTAATAGGCGCAAGGGTGTAACATAGGAGGGGTGCCCAAACGTTGGGACAAAATAGCCCCGACACCCTGGTCAGAGGCGTCAACCTCAACAACAAAGGGGAGATCCAGATCAGGCAAACATAACACTGGGGCAGAAGTAAAGTGCTCACTGAGGGCATCGAAAGCCCATTGAACCTCCTCAGTCCATCTGAACGGACCCGGCGTCTTCCTAGTAAGAGCTATGAGAGGCCCAGCCACATCACTGTAACCTTTAATAAACTGCTGGTAGAAGTTGGCAAAACCCAGAAACCTCTGAATCAGATGGAGTGACTTGAGGACTGGCCACTGAGTGACGGCCTTAACTTTAGCAGGATCCATGGCTACGGTGTTCCTAGCCACAGTAAAACCCAAGAAATGTACTACTTGGGTATGGAACAGGGACTTCTCCAGCTTAACAAAGAGGTGATGTTCCATGAGGACCTGGAGAACCCTATGTACATGCTTAACATGTTCCTCTTTGGTTTTACTATAGATCGGGCCCGGTACAGCGACAGCGCAGCCAGAGCTGACCTGAGAAGAGGTATCAGCGAGGCCAAGACGGTGTACAAAAGGAAGATAGAGGACCACTTCGCTGGAAATGACCATAGAATGATATGGCAGGGCAGAAATCACATCACTAACTACAGATGCAGGAAACCGGACAATGCTAGTACCGACTCCTCGCTGACAGAGGAGATGAACCACTTCTTTGCCTGCTTCAATACAGTCAGACCAGCGACAACAACTACCCATTCACCACTCTCAATTAGCACTAGCATGTTAACTCTTCAGGAACATGAAGTGAGACGAGTACTGAAGGCGGTGAATCCCAGGAAGGCGGCTGGCCCCGACGGCGTACCTGGAAAGGTGCTAAAAGCGTGTGCCGACCAACTGGCGGGGGTTTTCACCTGCATATTCAACATGTCCCTGTCACAAGCCAACATTCCACCTTGCCTCAAGTCCTCCATCATCATACCAGTTCCGAAAAAAGTCCGTGGTGGAGAGCATAAATGACTACAGGCCTGTTGCACTTACACCAGTAGTCATGAATTGCTTTGAAAGACTGGTCTCTAAACACCTCAGAGTCTGTCTATCTCCCAACCTGGACCCCCATCAGTTCGCCTACTACACCGTAGGCATGCACcgactacacctccagatgaGGGGTGATAAAAGGCATTTCGCATAGCCTTGGAGAACTGTTCACAGGTAGTGACAGTCTCTGATTGTTGTTCCCATACTGGCGTTGCCCAGTTTAACGCCTTCCCTGAGAGCAGAGTCATGACATAGGCTATCTTAGCCTTTTCTGTGGGAAACCGAGATGGTTGttaaaaaatgaatgaacatTGTAGCAAGAATCCTCATTCTATAATGCAGTGACTCACTGAAACAGTAAGCACTGAAATTAAGTGGACGCGCTAAAGAGAAAATCACCTaaagacgccaggggaagtatccGGCTGGCAGGCGAACgccacaacaaacaaaaaacccttcctaaactaaagcaaaaacacacaggaagagaaacagcaGGGGAAAAACTTAAGAAAGGCCAGGGAGCGtcgcaggaggtaagtactcgaGCAGGAGACAGAACAACAAACATGAGATAAACTGGTGACAAAACACCAACGACCACAACCGGGAACCAAACTACATAAAAGGGCTGAGTGACGTGAGAcatagagaacaaaacaaatcagCAGCACTACTGATTGCGGAGACCCCGCCTGGAACTGGCTTGTGGACTCCTCCTAGTGGTGGTCCGGGGAGtcgcatccgagccagccctgacactcaGATAGAGAAGCCCATCTCTGCAGCTACATCCAGAATGTTCGGAATCCCCTCCAGCAGGTCTAGGATGTGCTCGGAGAAGATCACTTCTCCTTCCTTTGTAATGATGGCATCAAATATGTCCCGCTCCTCACTGAGAAGGTTTACGTGAGGTCTCTTGCTGGGTCTCTTGCTGGGAAaggtctccctctttctcttcctcctcataGGTGGTTGAGTTGTCCTCTTTTGCCTGACAGCTTTCTCCATGCGGATTTGGTGGAAGGCCGCACGATATTTCTCCATGTAGGACAGGTAAGAGGTGTGGCTGTGTTCATGCCAGTCCCTGTAGAGAGGCAGACACTGAGGATGCTGCTGGCAGAGCTGCTGCCAGTAGAGCTGCAGTCTGTAGTACTCTTTCAAGTACGGGTCCTGCAAGTAGAGCTGCTGCAGGTACAGCTCCTGGTCTGCATGAGGATCTTCTAGGCTGCCAGGCATCTGAGGACACTCGGTGACATAACCACCATCCCCAGTAAAGACAGGCACGGGGTGAGCTGAGAGCCAGGGTTTTGCACCTGTTATGGACACACATGGCATGATTCCAAAGACTGGTTGCTTTCATTACAGTACACAATGAATGACAATGTTTTGATTTTTGAGAATTTCAGTAAGTCAGTTCTAGCCCATTTGTACAGAATTAACAATATCTTATCAATGTTGATGATGTCATATTTTCTTTTCCATTTTTAAATTGTACACCATTGGATGATAATGTTTTGATTACAATGTTCCCAGCTACAAAGATTGTGAAAAACCTGAAAGCATTTCTTACCTACTGATGTTTtcctggtcaggtcatgtgcaggaAGCTggtggttctgcacctctgccagaccttacaaacaaatgtaataaatgtttttgttttttactttatcatggatggttatttggtttgttgaatatgcatgtaatcttcagtgttacacagtaccagtgtggagtggaccTGTGGGAGGGTGGATGACCCATACAGACGGTCCTTCTTCAGGTGCCAGTCTGGGGTCTAATCAAGGCAAGATCAGGCAGGTGCGTCAAACTTACTATTACATATTACAAGTTTTGTAAAGTTTATTATGTCCCAGTACATATCACCTAAGGATTGTTTTTGCCAAAAGTTACAGATAAAAGCTAACAAAAATAATTCAAGTTAAATACAATTGATTTAAATAGAACAAAAATTAAATAACGAAATGTTAGAAACAAGGAAAATAtatgattaaaataaaaataaaatgaagacatttaaaaaacaaatttgacATAAAAGATATAAAGTGCATCAAATCAAAGCTACAGAATAGCTATGCAAAACTTCACCTGAGAGCTAAAACAGCCGAATTAATCTGTAAGGCATGGGAGCACATGTTTTCAGTTTCTGAAAGTGGCTATAGTCTGTCCACATCTCATGACTTCAGGAAGCTTATTCCTCCTGACTGCAATGTAATGTAGGAGCAGTCATGGGCTggtgttagggaactggtcttgtgaccggagggtcatgggttcgattcccagacctgaggccatgattgaggtacctttgagcaaggcacctaacccaaactgctccccaggtgccgggctagggATGCCCaacgctctgggcatgtgtgtgccacagccccctagtaatcactagtgtgtgtgtgtgtgtgtgtgtgtgtgtgttctaactgcaaagATGGGTAAGAAgtagaggacaaattt
It includes:
- the LOC143514167 gene encoding uncharacterized protein LOC143514167; its protein translation is MPEGPSVWVIHQPTGPLHTDPDMERQRHLPQPHVQGEVLRQMQPVYLQPADPRLAPEEGPSVWVIHPPTGPLHTGLAEVQNHQLPAHDLTRKTSVGAKPWLSAHPVPVFTGDGGYVTECPQMPGSLEDPHADQELYLQQLYLQDPYLKEYYRLQLYWQQLCQQHPQCLPLYRDWHEHSHTSYLSYMEKYRAAFHQIRMEKAVRQKRTTQPPMRRKRKRETFPSKRPSKRPHVNLLSEERDIFDAIITKEGEVIFSEHILDLLEGIPNILDVAAEMGFSI